A genomic segment from Octopus sinensis linkage group LG4, ASM634580v1, whole genome shotgun sequence encodes:
- the LOC115210545 gene encoding zinc finger BED domain-containing protein 5-like, translated as MDRFPKKKKLKLDTDEETQGLRHSVEAAATASDAASSKLPRNDGINPQLKVRQYCENYIALGFTWTGNPDCSSPLCTVSGEKLANSAMAPAKLKRHLTTKHPDSSGKNEQYFKRELAFNKRQVSMFAKKFKLSDKGQEASYAVAEIVARKMKFHTIAETVILPACQEIVRIMFGEDAVSELNKIPLSDNIIKYCGLNWKNCVGICTNGAPAMTGCLKGFVPIAQKQNPNIIHTHCFIHREALVAKNLGPELKSALDMGTEKAVYDAKRI; from the exons ATGGATAgatttccgaaaaaaaaaaaacttaagttAGATACAGATGAAGAGACGCAGGGTCTGAGGCACTCTGTTGAAGCTGCAGCCACTGCCAGTGATGCTGCTTCGTCGAAATTACCAAGAAATGATGGAATTAACCCACAACTAAAAGTTCGTCAATATTGTGAAAACTACATAGCTCTGGGATTTACTTGGACTGGAAACCCAGACTGCTCTTCACCTTTGTGTACTGTTTCTGGGGAGAAGCTGGCTAATAGTGCTATGGCACCAGCCAAACTGAAACGACACTTAACGACTAAACATCCAGATTCGTCAGGcaaaaatgaacaatattttaaaagagaATTGGCATTTAATAAAAGGCAAGTTTCTATGTTTGCCAAAAAGTTCAAGTTGAGTGACAAAGGACAAGAAGCAAGTTATGCTGTGGCGGAGATAGTtgcaagaaaaatgaaatttcatACCATCGCTGAAACTGTAATTTTACCTGCATGCCAGGAAATAGTGAGGATAATGTTTGGAGAGGATGCTGTATCAGAGCTAAATAAAATTCCACTTTCTGACAACATAATAA aGTATTGTGGATTGAACTGGAAAAACTGTGTTGGTATTTGTACAAATGGTGCCCCTGCAATGACAGGATGTCTTAAAGGCTTTGTACCAATCGCACAAAAACAAAATCCAAATATTATCCATactcattgtttcattcatagagAAGCACTAGTTGCTAAAAATCTTGGACCTGAACTAAAATCTGCATTGGATATG ggaactgaaaaagctgtgtacGATGCCAAGCGAATTTAG